Proteins from a genomic interval of Columba livia isolate bColLiv1 breed racing homer unplaced genomic scaffold, bColLiv1.pat.W.v2 Scaffold_214, whole genome shotgun sequence:
- the LOC135578017 gene encoding olfactory receptor 14J1-like → MSNSSSITQFLLLPFTDTRELQLLHFWLFLGIYLAALLGNGLIITTIAWDQHLHTPMYFFLINLALLDLGSISTIVPKSMANSLWDSRDISYAGCATQLFLFVFLASAEFYLLTIMSYDRYVAICKPLHYGTLLGSRACVHMAAAAWATGFLNALLHTANTFSLPLCKGNALGQFFCEIPQILKLSCSHSYLGELGLLLFSGSLVFMCFIFIVVSYVQILRAVLRIPSEQGRHKAFSTCLPHLAVVSLFVSTAMFAYLKPPSISSPSLDLVVSVLYSVVPPAVNPLIYSMRNQELKDALNKLVAGCFSQIIKCPSSAL, encoded by the coding sequence atgtccaacagcagctccatcacccagttcctcctcctgccgttcacagacacacgggagctgcagctcttgcacttctggctcttcctgggcatctacctggctgccctcctgggcaacggcctcatcatcaccaccatagcctgggaccagcacctccacacccccatgtacttcttcctgatcaacctcgccctcctcgacctgggctccatctccaccattgtccccaagtccatggccaactctctgtgggattccagggacatttcctatgcaggatgtgctacacaactctttctgtttgtctttttagcttcagcagagttttaccttctcaccatcatgtcgtacgaccgctacgttgccatctgcaaacccctgcactacgggaccctcctgggcagcagagcttgtgtccacatggcagcagctgcctgggccactgggtttctcaatgctctgctgcacacggccaatacattttcactgcccctgtgcaagggcaatgccctgggccagttcttctgtgaaatcccccagatcctcaagctctcctgctcacactcctacctcggggaacttgggcttcttttGTTTAGTGGATCTTTAGTTtttatgtgtttcatttttattgtggtgtcctatgtgcagatcttgagggccgtgctgaggatcccctctgagcagggacggcacaaagccttttccacctgcctccctcacctggccgtggtctccctgtttgtcagcactgccatgtttgcctacctgaagcccccctccatctcttctccatccctggacctggtggtgtctgttctgtactcggtggtgcctccagcagtgaaccccctcatctacagcatgaggaaccaggagctcaaggatgccctgaatAAACTAGTGGCGGGATGCTTTTCACAAATAATAAAGTGTCCGTCATCTGCTCTTTGA